The window CTTATGTTTGAGTGTACTCGTGAATTTGAGtgactttatttgttttttcaccaCTTTGCATCCGAGGGGGCTCACAAACTAGAAGGTTGGTATGAAGTGCATATGTAACAGACGATCACTTCAGTAATCAAAGGACTATTGCAAAATACcagattattgtattatgaTATAGTTTACAAGGTTTACTGCACAGACGACGTTTCCGCGCGATAATAAATATGTTTTTGGTGACGAGATAGTAGAACAGCTATTAATCACGTTGTCTCTGGACGACTTTTGCTTAGTGTAGGAAAGGTGAGTCagtgagtcttttttttttggggggggggggaaagacataatatgtcaattttgttttatttggggagttgttgttggtattttgtggggttttttgtttttgtttttttacatgtacatggtgaGAAAGAACGAGTCATGAGGAAGGCCACTGGCGAAAGAGGAAAGCCACTGGCGAAAAAGCCACTGGCGAGTGAGCACCAGAGAATAATGACGGTGTGGGAGAGTAGATTCTCCGTTTACAGAATGAAATTGGCAAAATCTGTGTATCGAAATCACTTATTAACCTACTTTTCAGAGAAATTGAATTGTCATTTGAAGATAATCCAAAAGCAGTAAACGATCCTTACATTCCGGTAAATTGTAATGGTAACATATGTTCATGTATTTCAATTCCAAGGGTGCCCTCAACGTCTACGAGAGTGTTAAGCAGCTCCAGTATCACTCGCAATGTGGAGCTTCCGACGTCATCAGGGGATGCTGACAGTAGCCTTCGGCTGCTGGTGTTTTGTGTTGATCAAGGCCCAGGGGAGTGTCGAAGAGGGCATGCAGCTGCGATGCGACGAACTCTGCGACTACAGCGCCTGGAGTCGCCACGCTTACTGTGGTGAGAAGGGCCTCACGGACATACCAGTGCAGTGCAACAATGTGAAGACACTCGACGTACGTTTAAACAGAATCGACACCCTGCAGGAAAGTAGACTCTCCATGTTCCGGTCCTTAAAGTATCTCTACATGGTAGATGTCGGTTTGCAAGGCGTCGAAGAGGGCGCTTTTCATAGATGCGATGCTCTTCAGCTTCTCTCCTGGGGTGGGAATGAGTTTTCCGTCCTCCGCTCTGCTTGGCTTGACGGACTACACAACCTGAAGTTCATGCTCCTCGACCGTTCTCAACTACAGCGTATCGAACCCGGCGCCTTCAACCAAACGCCTTCACTGCAAACTTTAGATCTCTCCGGAAATAAATTCGTTTCTCCTCCTTGTGACGCCTTTGGCCCTGATAATCTCGTGACTGAATTCTATTTGAATGATAATCTGATATCAAGTATTCCTGAAAATTGTTTTGCAAAGTTAACCAATCTCCAAAGGATTACCCTTAATGACAACCCAATAGGTAACATCCCTATGTCTGCTTTAGCGGGACTTACATCCTTGAAAACCATAGAACTTGCAAACGCATCTTTGTCCACTGTCCCTGTTGGAGCCTTATCACCTGTTCGTAAGGTCACGCACCTAAAAATGGCTAGGAATCTTATCACTGCTCTGGAGGAAAGAGATTTCAGTGTCCTTCCAGAAGCTGAATACGTTGATTTGAGCTATAATAGAATTCGTTTCGTTCATGAGCATGCCTTCGCAAATATGCTTCGGTTAAAGGTGTTGATCCTCTCCAGTAACAAAATAGCTGTCATCGGATGGCGGGCTTTCATCCCTGTAGAGAGTACCCTCGAAGAACTTCATCTTCACGAAAATCAGTTACAATCCATCGGCAACATCAGTGCCAGCACAATACTATCTTTGCATACCTTCCTCTTGGCAGATAATCCCCTCCAGTGTCACTGCCATCTTTCCGAATATCGCTATTTCCTCCAGACCCAACAGCACCTACTGCAAGTACAAGGAGGACATGGCAAATGTATTAACCCTGGGAGTGAAATTGAAGTAAGTGTCCTTGAATCATCGTTGACGGAGACAGCGTGTCCGTTAGTGAGTACTTCCGCTCGACCATCTGTCTCGGATCCACTGTATGCACAGGTGCCCGCAGTCCCGATTGTTCCAGCGGCGATAACGAAGCCCGCACAAGAGGGCACCCACTGGACCAAGGACCGTACATTCATCGCGCTGATCACTGTCGCGACCGTCACAGTGACCTTGCTGATCGTTTCCATTGCAGTCCTGGTCTTCTGCAGGGCAGTAGATAAAAGAACGAGTCCGACGAAGAAACATTgggaaaataataatgatggaaTTTATGAGGTGTGTGTGCCGAAGCCAGATGCTTGAGCTAGAATtaaattgtttataaagaaTTCACTGATCTTTtctaaaaaaagataatcactATGCAATTTCTTAATACGTTTTATGttcttttatgttttatctttatTCATAAGTCCCTCCGCTCTATCACTTTTCTCACTTAACAAGATTTTTAAAACTAAACTCCCATGGAGGTAAAAAATAGAAACGTTAAATGTTGTTGACGGAGTATGTCATTCCACGTCAATGAACCTCTCCGGCTTGCTTTCCCATATTTATTGCTCTCTTTTTAAACTGATTTTGCTTTCGTGTATTCTCCTGCGGAATtgataatatatgtacatatatatatatatatatatatatatatataaagaccTAATGTGTCAACTGAAAACCTCATCATTCTTCAAGGTAAGTTGCTCTTAGAAACCCTTAGTAAAGGTGCCCTCCCTCTATCTCTTTTAACTATTAAAAAAGATTAGCTCACAACTGGTTGTGTCAATGTGACAATGGGTTACCACGTAATAAAACAGCCACCCATGGCACGGTGGCAGTCCCCCTGCACCATAATTCCTAATGTAAGGATTTGCTAATTCTGTTTAATGCAGTAAATATTTTCAATATGATTGATGTATGctctcaatttctttctttgattcatgtacattataatactttattgatttttttgttatgtTACAGGAATAAAAAGATTCATGTATGAAAGTatgtagaagaaaagaaaagtcaaaCAATAAAATTCTCTACTttgatttatgttttttatgtttttttttgtatttttgtgtacaCGAATATTGATTGTTATATGTCATTTTACCTTGTGATGCATGGACATGAAAAAGAACAGCCTGGTTTGCTGGATCATGTGCCCtactgaaataaatgaatagataaccAACTAACTTTACTAACTAACGAGCTAACTAACAAAATTGATAACAATTAATGTACATGTGGCGTACACCACATATtgattgtatatgtatatgtatatatatatatatatatatatatatatatatatatatatatatatatattcaagcGTTTTCATCTTACTATATAGGTAGTTGTTTTGTGTACATACCTGGTGTAAATGTTTTAAATTGTATATGCAACCTAAAGTATACCATAACACATAAGGGACTATGGTAGATAGAAGTAGAGGAGAAAAGGGTATGATATGTCATTTCTTTTATGTCtgaaatttttatatgtatataaaaaaaaataattttgaaactCATCAGTGTatttacaaaaaatatatatattatagggcctatatatagGCTTACCTGTATGTATTGTGTGTTTGCGAAAGCAGATTATAAGGTCAAAACCAGCTTGATATTTTGAACTGTCCTTGTCTCCGAAAGACTTGACTTTTAGATAAGATTTAGTGATATAGAAGCTGGTCATGAAATAGTGTTCACGTGTTCGAGTTCATGGTACACGGCTAGTTTCTTAATGTAATCTTGACACTGCCATACTTTTCCCTGGGTACGTTGGGATAGTTTGTATACAGTCATGTAAGAATAATATAATTtccatatttgtataatattgtgtAAATATGTGTCGTGTCTCTCAGGCTTCAAATATTTGAATGCTGTTATCCAAATAAAACCAATACTTTTCAATAAAAAGTATTTCAAGGTTCtgtgtttttcataatttcatccTCAGATTAACCTGTTTTAATGTAAGGCGAGTGTGCATGTATAGCTGTGTGTGTTATGGATAGTTATGTGAATAATGTGAGGTAAGAAAATATACGGGAATAAGTGGTGGTGGTTTGGGTTACAGTTTGTTATCCCGAAGGTTCTTTTTTCGAAGGCTCGTttttccgaaggctctttagtccgaatgtttgttattccgaaggttcgtttttccgaaattcattttcagagatcaacgaacctctataGTCTGGATGCCAAAGCCATTTTTGGGCATAACCTTGTTTTACCCTCCACCCAACGTTTTTTGATTGTTttccctatttcgggggtgctgaatccgaatctggatgatgcaactcttgcgtccttgaggattttgagatattcaagatggccgccaataaTGGCCGCCCAAACCAGAAAtttccatgtatttccttctaaatggtgagaaattgaaaacaattgatggttttaccctgtttggagggtgctgaatccaaatcttgATGATGGAACTCCttcatccttgaggattttgagatattcaagatggccgccaaaatggccgccaaaacaaGAAATTCTCACGTATTTCATTCtcaatggtgagaaattgaaaacacttgatggttttaccctatttcgagggtgctgaatccaaatctggatgatgcaactcttgcatccttgaggattttgagatattcaagatggccgccaaaatggccgccaaaaccggaaattctcacgtatttcattctcaatggttcaaaattgagaacaattgatggttctGTCCTACTCCgatttcaaaatggtcgccaaaaccggaaatttccaCGTATTTCAATTTGCTCGCCAGGATGGTGATAAATTGATAACAATaaatggttttaccctattttacTTTTTCGTCAATGGCAAAATCTAAACCAATCCATACTTTGCTGATAAACGAACGCATATTGTCTATCCCAGTCTGAGCTTGCTGTACAGGGAAACCAGCTTTACCGGATATCTTGGAGTTTGTAAGATACAGCTGTGCCAGGAATGAATCCTGCAAGACTACAGATGCGGTTGAATATATGAAAGATTACACTGTTTCATCTACATATCATTGATATgttttgaacactaacaatCGGTGGACAAGACATACCCATCTCGATCATATTGTGATAGTTATGTAGAGAAGTTTACTGAGATTcccaatattttgtttgtttgtttgtttgtttgtttgtttgcttttatttctgcattcaatcagatgcaatttgaatgcaaacttcaaaaagtacaaagacaaagaataacaagtgcagtgaaataaatcgataacagtacataaatagattcacataggtgattgcattgagcaatgtagatacacagaaacatgaaataaaatatacagaatttttcagtaaacaacagagataattgaatgcaggagaccaccatcataagcgattaagcttgaaatggatggaggcctcataaaatgactatccaacgacataactctcttggaggtaggtgatcaggtgagtgcagtgcagttgcaggtgagagtgcaagatgcagttgaaggaagaatattgagattgacaataagatgacaatctatactataaatatttgttagctcagttggtttggagaatataattgtatcaaatatcgtttaagtgaagctttcaaagaataaatacttgaacaaAACGTTATAttatccgggagattattccaaatatccGGACGCGAatgtcttatagatttatgtgtcactaataatttgggattcaaaaggtggaaatttctacatatacgagtagggtacgaatggacagaagtattgaacctaaacatgttatcaaacgatgatggaagttgatgatgtatatatttgaacataattactgctacttgaataatattcaaatcaaaaaccttcaatgttttaagctcatgaaataaagaatcagtatgagccagaaaatgcgatcctgtacaaatacgtattactttcttttgtaatttaaatatagaatttattttggtagagccgcaagtaccccatacaacattgcaataacttatatatgggagaattaaggaattatataatagaaataaagttgaacaaggaagaaagaacttcagcttggaaattatccctatatttctagaaatacacgttataacatgatgtaaatgctcattccaagtcaaactttcatctatatatactcctagaaattttgaattcattttcttttctaatgggatatcatcaatgttaatatgtatcaacgtatcttcattatgagaatgaagtttgaaatgaataaaatgagtcttttttatattcaaagaaagtttattagacttaaaccaatttgatactttactaatttcaatGTTTAAAgtgtcatttaaaatcttaagatctttatgagaataaaatatattcgtatcatcagcaaatagaacaaaagagagaagagaggatgtatttatgatatcattaacataaagaaggaataataatgggcctagaattgagccttgaggaacaccacatttaattaaaagggggtcagattcacaaccattaaaaataacatattgtcTTCTATTAGTTAGATAATCATTAAGCCATAAAAGTGCTTGTCCTCaaataccataatgactaagtttggtgagtaaaatagaatgatcaagagtatcgaatgcTTTACTCAAATCGCAAAATATACCTgcaacatgttctttgtttgcaaaagcactcgtaattttgtcataaatttgtattagtgctaaatcagttgaataattttttctgaaaccatattgattgggaataagtaaatcatacttattaatagatttaagaagtctattataaacaattttttctaagattttggatatactagacaataaagaaataggacgataattgctaatttcataaggatcatcttttttatgtacaGGATTAACTTTCGCTATTTTCAGCAGGTCAGGGAAAATACcttgtgataaagaaagattaaatatataacttaacggttctgcgagtggataaactatttctttcaataacatCATACTTATTTTATCAGAACCACAAGATTTAGAGCTATTTAAAGATTTAGTGATACTAATAATTTCACTGGGGCTTGTTGGATTAAAATAAATAGACtcttgattttggtcaaaaagatAATATGTAAAATGAGCAGAAGTATTGCTAATTTTAGTAGCAAGTTCCGGACCGATATTAACGAAAAATGAGTTAAATGAATTAGCATACATATTGGGatcatttattttaataccgtttaatgtgatatcatcCCTTGGCGGAGAATCAGGCTTTTTACCTAGGACCTCTTTAATAATTTTCCATGTTGCATTAATATTCgaagaaacctttttcattctATCAGAAAATATTACCAGTTTTAATCCATGAACAGTTTTAATCGtttcatccatgaacactcatATTGGTTAATTGGTTTATATTagtggtcttgatgacattgttgaagacaagaattggacatttttatagttctgcttcaaatttttcttcaacatgatgtaatatcatatatatatatatatatatatatatatatatatatatgtggcgACAAACCTCGTttctacaaaatgtcacatgttcaggagagaaaaacaaaaacaaaaacagaaatcaaacaaacatggcagccaaagtaCGATAACAAATGAGAgaacctttcctttgacatgccatggtaggttcatttttggggtaagagaGCTAAGGTTTGTACAGGACATCATTAACTGATTATCTGTTTAttcaaaaatgtcattttcactaaaatttTAGATACAGGGTCTTGTCGCCCAAGCGACGATATCATATATACACACGAGGTTACTGGAAAAATCACAGGTAACGtgcagtaaaaaacaaacaaacaaacaaacaaacaacaacatctaaggtaatagttgatagtccagtacttacgaatatcataagcacgcagagtgcttttgaaattacccttatATTGATAATTATCtactatagtggtcatggaTGCAACCATTTCTAGTGACGTAATCAGAATATGCCACAAGTTTTATAAGAGCACGCGGCGAGACTCGTAAGAATACAAGACAAATTTCAACACCAAATACCAGCAGGCCATAATTTAATATTACTCTTACAGCCAAAGAGGATTAACCTCACATCAGTCTGTGGAGCCCTTATTGGCTACCACAGGCATTACTTTATAACAATTGTGCATAAAGAAATTTTCAGTCGTATCCTTGTGTTTGtacgtttcagtatgatgtcaatatcattttctttccattacGTGTTAAAGTTCCGTTTGAGACATATCGGAATATCTCAGTATATACCATTGTGACAGTCATTTTGGATGCCAGTAATTgttggctgatttgacaaatttgctcaaCCGAGTTGAATTCAAGAATACGGATTATTGCATTTTAATCACTCGCTTCACGTTATACcacaatatttcacaatttataAGATAATATCAAGGAATTTCCGTTtatacaatacatttgtaaatatctcaaaaccttcagcaccctcgaaatgggGTGAGAccaatttattttcaaattttcaccatttagaaaaaaatgttaacGTTGGAATTACAATTTCTGCCAATcattttggcggtcatcttggatatctcaaaaccctaagGAACGCaaaaatggcaacaacaaaatgtcgagggtgctgaatggggtctcaaaaatttcaatattgacagttattttggcggtcatcttaGAATTctcaacgccccccccccccccaaaaaaaaaaagaaaaaaaaaagttgcatcaaccaggttcggattcagcaccctcaaaatgGGTAAAACtaccaattgttttcaattttacaccatcTAGAACGAATTAGGGGGcctacatgggaatttccgttTTTGAGGGCCATTTGggggccattttggcggccatctttatcatctcaaaacaattaaggatgcaagagctgtatcctgcagcttcaaattcagcaaactcaaaatagggtaaaaccatcaatttgttaacaattttacaccatttagaaggaaaatgGGGGTCTATTTATGTGAGTTTCAAtttttggcggtcattttggtCGCCATTTTTATCATCTCAAAAACCCTTAAGGATACAAGAGTTTTATCAAGATTCTGACTCAGCAACCTCGAACTAGGGTAAAACTATCAATAGTTTTTCAATTTcccaccatttagaaggaaatacaggggaatttccggttttggcggccattttggcggccatcttgaatatctaaGAACCCTTaacgatgcaagagttgcatcattctgattcggattcagcaccgtAGAAATAGCTTCGAactatcaattgttttcaattactcACCactaagaaggaaatacataagaatttccggtttgggcgcCCAatttggtggccatcttgaattttcaAAATCCTCAATGATGCAAGAGTCGCATCagccagattcggattcagcaccctcgaaatcgCTTAGAACCATAAATTGTTTTGAacttctcaccatttagaaggaaatacataggaatttcTGGGTAAtttggctgccattttggcggccatcttgaatatctcaatatcatcaaggatgcaagagtcgcatcagccagattcggattcagcaccctcgaaatagctTAGAGCCataaattgttttcaatttctcaccatttagaaggaaatacataggaatttccggtttgggtggccattttggccgccatcttgaatatctcaaaatcctcaaggatgcaagagttgcatcatccagatttggattcagcaccctcgaaatagggtaaaaccatgaattgttttcaatttctcaccatttagaaggaaaaacATGGGTATAtccggtttgggcggccatttttgcggccatcttgaatatctcaaaaccctcaaggatgcaagagttgcatcatgcaGATTCGGactcagcacccccgaaatagggtaaaaccatcaaaaaacattgggtggacggtaaaacaaggttcagcctttggcacccagactactagggaatttgtgtgtttcggattatcGAACCTACCGGAAAAAACGAACCTTcataataacgaaccttcggaataacgaacagcacccggtgGTTTCATAGTTTGtcaaccataaaaaaaaaaaaccactataACAAAGAAAGCAATAATGTTTAAGATTCtacacaatatacaatataatacaataaattacaatacaaaaatttacaaTGCAAGTACATTATACCGAGTAAGGATGTATCATTGCGCTTCACAGAATTATCATTTCAGACGAATATTGGGGAGTTGAGGGAAAAAAAGGATAGATGaggacaaaaagaaatacaaaatatacatgaataaCCAATCAGTTATTGAAAAGGAACGTTTTCAAAAATGTGTGGGACACTGATAAAGATGGCGATTCCCTGACACTGTAAGGGAGCTGATTCCAGGGGCGTAGGGCAGTTGCTATCGAGATGGATTTGTCTCCTGTCCGTGTCCGGGAGAGAGTCCTGTAACATTGTATAAACTTTCTTCTCACTTCTACCAGATGACTTCACCTACATCAAGAGGGACATTGAGAGTAGATGTTTTGTCCAAGGAAATGATGACTTGCCAGGATGTCTTCAGTATTAACttagttctttttttattttaaccaAACGCagatttggtttgattttgatttaattcagatttatttccactttgtgttcaCAGATGGAGGAAGAGAAAAACTGGTTGTTTCCATTTCTCCGTGTGATTGTTCATTTTACTCATTCACCGTCATAATGTATACAGTAAGTCAAGGAGGGATAATCTTTCACCTCAAGGTCAATGCCATATTTTTACTCGAATTCAAAGGCCTCCTCATCTGTGGACAGGTATACTTATTCACCATCACGTAAAGATACCATAATTATCTCCTCTACCTTTGATCTTTGTTCGTAAATCGTATCATTATTCCTGTGATGATGTTCGAGATGTTTTGATGGTGTTATTTGCTATGTTATTGTAGTCCCATTTTAAACACTTTATCGTTTTATCAAGTTCCTTGTAAAAGAGGTTGACATTGTTCCTTATACAAGTTTCATTTgcgtgtttgtttttatttgccaAGCAATAAAGAACTTTGGTCTTGTTATGATTCCATCTGAAATTTGATGGCAAAGACCTTTGAGCCATAATCAGAATTTACAGGATTTAGGTCATTGTCACTCAAATCTTACTTAATGTTGTGTTCTCTGCTTTCTTTGCTATGTGCGTGAGGAAGAGCCGTGGCGGTAAGCCTAAACACTTCTCAGATTGGAACACTTAAGAAAAGTGTACTTTACACATCAAGATAAGAATTTATTCATGCCATGTTTGCCAAATTCGCTTGTGCATTCTGTGAGTGATCTTagctttcatgttttttttttttatatatgcaCATAAATCTGCTGTATGGCCTTCATTAAACTTTGATATCCCTTTCGGATTGTAAACAAGGTAAAATACTAATTAATTCCATTCCAATTTAttagacacaaacaaacaattgttCGTTTGATAGGCAAATAGTTAGTTCAACTGTTTGCTGTTTGGGATGATGTTCATTATAATCAGACGGTTCGTTATTCTGTAAGTTCCTCATTCCCAACACAAAAATTCCCTTTACCTACAAGTTTGTTTGTCTGACtacgaaaaaacaaataaatcgtTAATCCGGACATTATTGTGGAGTTATTTCACTGGTTCGCTAATCCAActcaaatgaaataagtttcgttactccgaaggttcgttaataaaaaaaaaaaatgaaataaggttcatttcccgaaggttcgttagtccgaaaatgtaATGACAGTGAGTGCATTATACGTACCTCGAAATAGCTaaccttatttttcattttcggattaacgagccttcggaataacaaactctAACCATGCAGTGTTTATTGTGACTGTGTCACAGTGACTGTGTCACAATGTTGGACAATTTTCTTATGATCTTACGACTTTCCCCGAACTAGCCGCTACATTTTCTTaaaggattctttttttttctttttttttttttttggttccacaATATTCTTTCTGTACTCGCAACGTGATTCAAGCACTTTGGCTTGGAAAAATTATTTGTCATCCACAACAATTGTGACAtcgtaaaacaacaacaacaacaacaactgtaatgattaaaagtatacatgcTTATACATGTTTTCCAAGTATATCGAAAGCATATTCCCGCTCTTTTGCCTGACTGACATAGACGCCAGAGCTTATTACGGGAAAAAAACACAGAAGAGAGTATTTACTCATTTCAATGTCCAACACCCCAAGCAAAGAGCGCGGTTGCTGTATGATTTGATATTTACGCATCTTAGATTTTCATATTAAAGTGTAGATGTGCattgtccggggggggggggggagggggaggggtgaaaAATTAACACCAGGTGCATCGTCTGTTGGACAAAGAGCTGGCCTGAATGTTGAGAACTGCAGGCGCGTTGATCACCTAAGCCATTCCGTGGTTTACTATtcaatgcatggtttttgtCCCCGAAGGTGGCTCGCAGCTGAATCCTCTGTTGCTCCGAGGTCCATCCAAAATCGTTCACACAATGACCAACAAAGGTTAGCTGTTTAGTTTGCTATACACAGGTTGGGAATCCCCCATTTGTCTGGACTGTACAGTGCCCCCTATCTGCAAACCAATcagttttgggttttttttaagttacTATTGCCAGTATCATCAACTACACCACCTACACCAActataccacctggtcaacaaacaccctaaacaatgagttcacggccataactgaagtaatattcacctcatcacactgatacacaaaataacactcaacgtacaaaccaagattcatcccaacacaatgcacaccgcactgcaccgcacgcccttcgcacaattacttcccactcagtgagtggcaagattttctttatgtatctcttcgttgtgccctttgcacaattaccccccactcagtgagtggcaagattttctttatgtatctctttacctggggccatcttcctcgtcaagcttagcttatgatgatggtcccctgcatttcatttttattatttcctattgcttcctttcatatatgatattcgttctttaaaaaaaaaaaaaatgtatgtaagatccaaacgttacgaatattagctgtgtaaatgactatgtaagtattttgttgatttgtggatttgtattgattttga of the Diadema setosum chromosome 16, eeDiaSeto1, whole genome shotgun sequence genome contains:
- the LOC140240000 gene encoding uncharacterized protein; this translates as MWSFRRHQGMLTVAFGCWCFVLIKAQGSVEEGMQLRCDELCDYSAWSRHAYCGEKGLTDIPVQCNNVKTLDVRLNRIDTLQESRLSMFRSLKYLYMVDVGLQGVEEGAFHRCDALQLLSWGGNEFSVLRSAWLDGLHNLKFMLLDRSQLQRIEPGAFNQTPSLQTLDLSGNKFVSPPCDAFGPDNLVTEFYLNDNLISSIPENCFAKLTNLQRITLNDNPIGNIPMSALAGLTSLKTIELANASLSTVPVGALSPVRKVTHLKMARNLITALEERDFSVLPEAEYVDLSYNRIRFVHEHAFANMLRLKVLILSSNKIAVIGWRAFIPVESTLEELHLHENQLQSIGNISASTILSLHTFLLADNPLQCHCHLSEYRYFLQTQQHLLQVQGGHGKCINPGSEIEVSVLESSLTETACPLVSTSARPSVSDPLYAQVPAVPIVPAAITKPAQEGTHWTKDRTFIALITVATVTVTLLIVSIAVLVFCRAVDKRTSPTKKHWENNNDGIYEVCVPKPDA